Below is a window of Garra rufa chromosome 24, GarRuf1.0, whole genome shotgun sequence DNA.
AAGGTGCACCCTGTTTGTTTCCTTTACTTTACGAAAGCACAGAGTTTTGTTGTAATTATGAGTGCATACAAAAAAGTAGACCCTTTATAGATTCAAGTTCCCATCAGCATTATCAGGACAAAATGCAAAACATAAAATACGCCGGCATGTTTGTTGACCCCAAAGGGGTTAATACCATTTttgggaactatccctttaatgtttcaTGTTCGATCAGGTTTTGTTTGGTTTCAATATGCTAAAGCAGTACTCAGTCACTCCAGGATTTCATGATTCTCTCATTGCCaaatttattgtaaaataaagaaaacactgCATTTTGCAGCCACTCACATTTTTGCCTGAAATCCTTGTGGGACTAATTGCTAATATACAGGTAATATACAACACTTCATGTTTGGGATCTGGCTCAAGTCCACTATGGTCCTGTTCTTCTAGATCtctgttacctgcaggaactggatgtgatcctgtgtgtgtgaaagcaGCTCCAGCTCATcgtctctcctcctcagatcattgatctcctgctccagtcgctccagtcgttcttcagctcgactcactgcagtcttttcctgatctctgatcagccgtatcagctcagagcggcttctctcaatggagcggatgagctcagtaaagatcctctcactgtcctccactgctgtctgtgcagagcgctgttaggacacacagtgattcaggcttcagtgggactgaaagagacaagagagtctgaactgagactgagacaaacttctcttcttctccagactcaccttatgagactccacagtctctctcagctgctgaagatctttctctctctgctggattctctgctgAAACATCTTCTGCAGGACAAACAGATGACAGTAAATATCACAGAAAACTACTGGGACTAAATCACCATGTGTACTTGAATTGAAAAGATTCAGGCCTGTTTCACActacaaattaaattattataagtgTAACTGACACCGATGTAGAGCTTCAAATTGAATGTGTTTCTGCATCACACAGAAAATAAACTACTGGATCACTACACTGAGTATTAACTTGATTGCTAGTTTGAAATACCTGtttctctgtcctctgtgctGCAGCTGATACAGTGTTGTGGTTTTTATGTTCATATTTTGTACACAGCTCACAAATGCATTGTTGGTCAGTAATACAGTACATTTCCAGATGTTTCTCATGTttctggcagatcatctcctgcagtcgtccagtggcaTCGATCACTTTGTGTGGCTTACGTGAATGAAATTCCTCATGATGGTCAAAATGAGTTTGACAGTAAGATTCCTgacacaccagacaggacttgATGGCTTTGTATTTTCTTCCAGTACAGACATCACACTGAacatctccagctccagcgtCACAGTCAGCAGGAAGTTTGGTTGTCTTTAGTGTCTCCACCAGTTCAGCCAGCATGGTGTTTGTAGCTAAAGTAGAtcttggactgaaggtctgtctgcactgagggcagctgtagactctcaTCTGATCCTCCTTATTCCAGAAGTCTGTAATACAgctcttacagtaactgtgtccacactgGATGCTCACTGGATCCTTCAGAAGATCTAGACACACTTGACACATTAACTCATCCTGAGAAAATTTGGCTTCTGCCATTTTACTGCATGAATacagagacacaaacacacaacagctcaaccacactttcactttctctttggTTGTGTGTTTCCGGTTTCCTGTTATGTGTTTGACTGACGTGTGTAAAACAAGTATGTCTGTGATTAAATGTCTACTATATGTCAGTCTGAGACAAACAAAAAATAGAGAGAAGCAGGACAACAGTCTTAAAAAGGCAGTAATACTGCTTCCTGATTGCTACAGGATTACTACAGGTCATGTGACTAGCCACCATCCACAGTTACGCAGTGCTGGGTAGATTGCTAACAACTTGTCGTCTGTTACTGATTTCAGATTATAATGAAAACTGTAGTTAGTAACACCAATTAGGTTACCCATTGTAGGTCTGTTACAACTGCGCTGTATACAAACACAGTAGGAGGAAGATAAAAGTTTCGGAAGTCTTTAATGCAAAATGGACCGGAACGACACCATAGGCTTTGAAGGCCACGAAGGAGCTGTAATGACTAGTCCCCGAGTTGAAATAGAGGTAGGAGGAAGGGCAAAGTCAGACAGGGTTGTAGGGGTGGAGAAACGGGGTCTAGCGGATGGCATAGGAAGGGCGAAGTCTGACAAAGTTAGAGCCGGTGGAGCTGTAAGCCAGATGGCCCCATGTGGAGCCAAAGGAGGAAGGAGCAACGGCGGAGGAGTCCGAGGTGGAGTGATCAGCAGCTGGTGGTGGAGCCAGGGGATGCACGCAGCCAGGAGGAGCTGGCTCACAGAAAGCCCAAGATAGATCCACGACACCTGAGGAACAGAGGGGCTGATGGGAGACAGCAAGGACTGGATAGCAAGAATAGCTGAGGGCTAGACCAAATTCTGAGGAAGTACCGAAGAACTAGCACAAAACAACATGGCTTGGGTAGACACACAGTTCATGATTTAGAGGAGGTAGGAGAGGGAAGTTGGACAGGACCAGCTGGACAGAGGAAAAGTCTGATTAAAGTGAGAGTAACTAGAGAGGTGCCACGTACCAAAGCCCAGGAGGTGATGATACTCAGAGTGGAGTGAGCCCTGAATCCTCGGGGGCAAGTTGAACCTTATATCTGGTACGCAAAGGAGCTGGTGATGGCAGCTGTTGGAGACTTGTGCTAACCTCCAAAGCAGACAAGAGCAGTTTAGAGCCTCTAAAGCACTGTGTTGGGTCCAGGTGAATGAGCAAGTCACAGACTGGTCCCAAAAGGGAGTGGTGGGATATAGTCTTCGTTCAAGTTTTCTTTTACTTTTGTAGTGGTGGTGACTTTTCCAAAACAAAATCTAATtctgaaaacaacaaaaaagcagaACGATAAAGGGATCATTAGTCCATCATggcgaaaaaacaaacaaacatgtgtgGTGCTTTTCTTTTCAATTGAGAGACGCCGCTGATCATCTGGGCACTGTTAATATATCCATATTAAATGCAGAACAATATACATGGACCTTAAACCATAGACATGAACT
It encodes the following:
- the LOC141300971 gene encoding tripartite motif-containing protein 16-like, which translates into the protein MAEAKFSQDELMCQVCLDLLKDPVSIQCGHSYCKSCITDFWNKEDQMRVYSCPQCRQTFSPRSTLATNTMLAELVETLKTTKLPADCDAGAGDVQCDVCTGRKYKAIKSCLVCQESYCQTHFDHHEEFHSRKPHKVIDATGRLQEMICQKHEKHLEMYCITDQQCICELCTKYEHKNHNTVSAAAQRTEKQVFQTSNQKMFQQRIQQREKDLQQLRETVESHKRSAQTAVEDSERIFTELIRSIERSRSELIRLIRDQEKTAVSRAEERLERLEQEINDLRRRDDELELLSHTQDHIQFLQSSQSLSAPPESPDISYDPFSSLFSFGGLKESVRQLRDKLEDFCKEELKKISDRVTSTNIVPRTRNDFLQYSHQLTLNLNTVFKRLHLSESNRVITGTDTVQSYPDHPDRFDECRQVLCRQSVCGRCYWELEWSGGEYGVRISVSYKSISRKGHRNECLFGYNDQSWSLHCNPPSYSFIHNNIKTDLPVDSVSSRIGVYVDHSAGTLSFYSVSDTMSLIHTVQTTFIQPLYPGFRVSRGSTVKLC